In Heteronotia binoei isolate CCM8104 ecotype False Entrance Well chromosome 4, APGP_CSIRO_Hbin_v1, whole genome shotgun sequence, a genomic segment contains:
- the LOC132570145 gene encoding C-type lectin domain family 2 member B-like: MRSLDFLDVPKGSPQQRSVAVGSRSVLWKKKFLAVPIVGAVLLIVIIAMAAQKAQPCSPCPFLGTTACPQHWIGYHGKCYYKSEDERDWNSSEIKCSTFGATLALIDSQWDLSFLVDLTRPVHHWIGLSRQTGLVWKWQNGTEFADQFLVRGDNACAYLDDTGVSSTRCSLEKNFLCSQADACAGSEGRN; encoded by the coding sequence ATGAGGAGTTTGGATTTTTTAGATGTCCCAAAAGGGTCCCCGCAGCAGCGTTCAGTAGCTGTAGGATCCCGAAGTGTATTATGGAAGAAGAAATTTTTAGCAGTCCCCATAGTGGGTGCAGTTCTGCTTATTGTTATCATTGCAATGGCTGCCCAAAAGGCACAGCCTTGTTCACCATGCCCCTTTCTTGGCACCACTGCCTGCCCACAACACTGGATTGGGTACCATGGGAAATGTTATTATAAATCTGAAGATGAAAGGGATTGGAATAGCAGTGAGATTAAATGCTCCACATTTGGTGCCACTCTGGCATTGATTGATTCACAGTGGGATCTGAGTTTTCTAGTAGACCTGACTCGCCCTGTACACCACTGGATTGGCCTCTCCAGACAGACAGGCCTGGTGTGGAAATGGCAAAATGGCACAGAGTTTGCTGATCAGTTTCTTGTGCGAGGAGATAATGCATGTGCTTATTTAGATGACACTGGGGTGAGTAGTACCAggtgttccctggagaaaaacttCCTCTGTAGCCAGGCGGATGCCTGCGCTGGAAGTGAAGGAAGAAATTAA